Part of the Candidatus Schekmanbacteria bacterium genome is shown below.
TACCTTTTCTCTTGAAATACCATATCCGCTATCAGAAACTTCAAGCGCTATAAATTCTCCATCAATATATTCGTTAATATTTATTGTCCTTTTTCTCGTTTGAGACGATGCCTGCACTGCATTCATTAAAATGCTTATTGCAATTTGTTTTGCCTCCCATAAAGAACATTTTATGCATAGTTTCTTTTCAGAAAAATTCATATTCACTGATATGTTGTTATCATCAATAGTCTTTTTTAAAAGAGAAAGAGCACTCTCAATGACATCTTTCCACTCCACAGCAACTATCTTTTCTTTTCTAACAGGTTTAGAATACTCAAGAAGATTACTTACTACATTGCTACATCGTTGTGCGCCATCTATAGCCGTTGTTATATATTTGCTCAATTTCTCCTTAATAACATTATCCTCCAATAATTCTTTTTTCATATTTTGCACTACTTCATTTTCAACACTTTTCTCTTCCAATAAATGAAAAATCTTTTTTATGAATCGGTCTATTTCCTTCTTTAAAAGTTGAAGATTTGTGATTACCCCAGTAAGGGGATTATTTATCTCATGTGCAATACCGCCAGCTAGCCGCCCTATTGAAGCAAGTCTTTCTCTATTCAAAATTTCGTTTTTAAGTTTATTCAGAT
Proteins encoded:
- a CDS encoding hybrid sensor histidine kinase/response regulator codes for the protein MNILNHHQESPGGCAGRELMVEVVTPSKDINIVVIDDSEASCRRIKDYSSKDGYDVCTYTDPEKALDAIFEKKPDLIILDDVMPHINGFEILRILKGKDETSAIPIIFISSLREIDERTKAIKLGAEDCIVRPVNERELRVKVRNFLHLNKLKNEILNRERLASIGRLAGGIAHEINNPLTGVITNLQLLKKEIDRFIKKIFHLLEEKSVENEVVQNMKKELLEDNVIKEKLSKYITTAIDGAQRCSNVVSNLLEYSKPVRKEKIVAVEWKDVIESALSLLKKTIDDNNISVNMNFSEKKLCIKCSLWEAKQIAISILMNAVQASSQTRKRTININEYIDGEFIALEVSDSGYGISREKVNSIFDYFYTTRAEGEGFGLGLSVVNQIVMKYGGKLSIETSEGEGTAIRIYLPPYK